In Pantoea cypripedii, the following proteins share a genomic window:
- a CDS encoding helix-turn-helix domain-containing protein, producing MNSALKLKSKIPQLQPQMLTPAPSVVSYFYTRQQAQAWHSHATAQLTYCSSGAVTIHTAEASWTLPPYRALWIPSGLTHQTHAQAGTQTHNLYLSDAGEKKCIEALCPLLITRLVHQLVTELDDLPQHQRRNLLILALLFNELSQAQSARVSCLPVAKEPRLLALTGQMLQHPGNSDTLESLSHQAGITPRTLSRLFRQDTGLSFAQWRQQLTITMTINLLSQGEAVEEIASQLGYCNGSALIAMFSKAMGLTPQRYFAWQD from the coding sequence ATGAATAGCGCACTCAAACTGAAAAGTAAAATTCCGCAGCTGCAACCGCAGATGTTAACTCCGGCTCCCTCTGTCGTGTCCTATTTCTACACACGCCAGCAGGCACAGGCCTGGCATTCACACGCCACGGCGCAGCTGACATATTGCAGCAGTGGGGCGGTCACTATCCATACCGCCGAGGCAAGCTGGACCTTACCCCCTTACCGCGCGTTATGGATCCCTTCCGGGCTGACGCACCAAACCCATGCGCAGGCAGGGACGCAGACGCATAATTTATATCTGTCCGATGCGGGTGAGAAAAAATGTATTGAGGCACTTTGCCCTTTGCTCATCACCCGTCTCGTGCATCAGCTGGTAACCGAACTGGATGATTTACCCCAGCATCAGCGGCGCAATCTGCTTATCCTGGCGTTGCTGTTCAATGAATTAAGCCAGGCACAATCGGCTCGGGTGAGCTGTCTGCCGGTGGCAAAAGAGCCGCGGTTGCTTGCCTTGACCGGGCAGATGTTACAACATCCCGGCAATAGCGACACGCTGGAGAGCCTGAGCCACCAGGCTGGAATCACCCCGCGAACCCTGTCCCGTTTATTTCGTCAGGATACCGGGTTGAGCTTTGCCCAGTGGCGTCAGCAGTTAACCATCACCATGACGATTAATTTGCTGTCGCAAGGGGAAGCGGTGGAGGAGATTGCCAGCCAGCTGGGATATTGCAATGGCAGCGCGCTGATTGCCATGTTTAGCAAGGCAATGGGGCTGACACCGCAACGCTACTTTGCATGGCAGGATTGA
- a CDS encoding TonB-dependent siderophore receptor, protein MCKMTGMGKGPFVLSALALVLMAAKVSAADQQMVVTASQSARQSTDDTSVVSTSTSSATKTATPKIEVPQSVSSVTRKQMDLQAAQTTAEALRYTSGVVSEIRGASSNGASYLFSRGFYLEQFLDGARMPSDSSFGYAIANYDTYGFSNIEVLHGPASVLYGQVNPGGVVNLTSKKPTATPVNEVFVTAGSHDHLQTGFDVGGKANDDGTLLYRLTASGTDSKTQVDDTRQKHVYVAPALTWKPNEDTSLTVLAKYQRDPDVGYYNFVPAVGSVFGTANGKISPHTNLGDPNFDHHSRTQFSVGYEFWHRLNNTLMMRQNVHYSDVKDNLENVFTNGYASGSSRVLNRYAFFNHEQAKTLSVDNQLEADFDTGAISHQLLSGVDFQRVLYRETVGLGAAPTLDAFAPDYSAVTMPNTTSDDHIRQKQLGVYTQDQMRLGNWSYLLGMREDWAHADDVNPVTDSSTEQSARAFTWRTGLVYQFDNGIAPYASFAKSFIPQVGTLYGGGMAEPTTANQYEVGVKYQPTGFNGFITTSWFDLTEKNVLTSDPQHSGYNTQAGRVRSKGVEVEAHANLTPSLTLIGAYTWLNAVTIDSNDSATTLDGGTTSLEGKRLWGMPRNTASAWLDYTFHQGVMQGFGVNAGVRYIGASEDTSNTIRVASATVMDAGIHYDTGDHWLFSLNASNLLDRHYVASCYSATTCTYADGANVLASARYRW, encoded by the coding sequence ATGTGCAAGATGACAGGCATGGGTAAGGGTCCATTCGTACTGAGTGCGCTGGCGTTAGTGTTGATGGCGGCTAAAGTCAGCGCAGCAGATCAGCAAATGGTGGTGACGGCCAGCCAGTCTGCCCGGCAATCGACAGATGACACCAGCGTGGTGTCCACCAGCACCAGCAGCGCGACCAAAACGGCAACACCGAAAATTGAGGTGCCGCAATCGGTATCCAGCGTGACGCGTAAGCAGATGGATTTACAGGCAGCGCAGACCACGGCGGAAGCCTTGCGCTACACCTCCGGTGTGGTGTCAGAAATACGTGGCGCATCCAGCAACGGCGCGAGTTATCTGTTCAGCCGCGGCTTCTATCTGGAACAATTTCTGGATGGCGCCAGAATGCCGAGCGACAGCAGCTTCGGTTATGCGATTGCCAATTATGATACCTATGGCTTTAGCAACATTGAGGTGCTGCATGGACCGGCCTCGGTGTTATATGGTCAGGTCAATCCCGGCGGCGTGGTCAATCTGACCAGTAAAAAACCCACGGCAACGCCAGTCAACGAGGTGTTTGTTACCGCAGGGAGCCACGACCATCTGCAAACCGGTTTTGATGTCGGTGGCAAAGCCAATGACGATGGCACCCTGCTGTATCGCCTGACAGCCAGCGGCACCGACAGTAAAACGCAGGTCGATGATACGCGGCAAAAGCATGTGTATGTCGCGCCCGCACTGACCTGGAAACCCAACGAGGATACCTCGCTGACGGTGCTGGCCAAGTACCAGCGTGATCCGGATGTCGGTTATTACAACTTTGTCCCGGCAGTTGGCAGCGTATTCGGCACGGCGAACGGTAAGATCTCGCCACATACCAACCTCGGCGATCCCAACTTTGATCATCATTCACGTACCCAGTTCTCCGTGGGCTATGAATTCTGGCATCGCCTGAATAACACCCTGATGATGCGGCAAAATGTGCATTACAGCGATGTGAAAGATAACCTCGAAAATGTCTTCACCAACGGTTACGCCAGTGGTTCCAGCCGTGTGCTCAACCGCTACGCCTTCTTCAACCATGAACAGGCGAAAACCCTTTCAGTGGATAACCAACTGGAAGCCGATTTTGATACCGGCGCGATCTCGCACCAGTTGCTGTCAGGGGTGGATTTCCAGCGGGTGCTGTATCGCGAAACCGTGGGACTGGGAGCTGCGCCAACGCTGGATGCCTTTGCGCCAGACTACAGCGCCGTCACCATGCCCAACACCACCTCAGACGATCATATCCGTCAGAAACAGCTGGGCGTTTATACCCAGGATCAGATGCGTCTGGGCAACTGGAGCTACCTGCTGGGGATGCGTGAAGACTGGGCGCATGCCGATGACGTTAACCCGGTAACGGATTCCTCTACCGAACAATCTGCCCGTGCCTTTACCTGGCGCACCGGGCTGGTTTATCAGTTTGATAACGGCATTGCCCCGTATGCCAGCTTCGCCAAATCATTCATTCCTCAGGTTGGAACGTTATATGGTGGCGGCATGGCAGAACCCACCACGGCCAACCAGTATGAAGTGGGGGTAAAATATCAGCCGACCGGCTTTAACGGCTTTATCACCACGTCCTGGTTTGATCTCACCGAGAAGAATGTGCTGACCAGCGATCCGCAACATTCGGGGTATAACACGCAAGCCGGGCGCGTCAGATCGAAAGGTGTCGAGGTGGAAGCGCACGCCAACCTGACGCCATCACTGACGCTGATCGGCGCCTATACCTGGCTGAACGCGGTTACCATTGACTCCAACGACAGCGCCACCACGCTGGACGGCGGCACCACCTCACTGGAAGGCAAACGCCTATGGGGAATGCCACGCAATACGGCCTCGGCCTGGCTGGACTACACCTTCCATCAGGGGGTGATGCAGGGATTTGGTGTCAATGCGGGTGTTCGTTACATCGGAGCCAGTGAAGATACCTCAAACACCATTCGTGTGGCGTCCGCCACCGTGATGGATGCGGGTATTCATTACGATACCGGTGATCATTGGTTGTTTAGCCTCAACGCCAGCAACCTGCTTGACCGTCATTATGTCGCCTCGTGCTATAGCGCCACCACCTGTACCTATGCCGATGGCGCAAACGTACTGGCCAGCGCACGCTACCGCTGGTAA
- a CDS encoding ABC transporter substrate-binding protein — translation MRRRTFLQWFALLSLVGSTRYVSASSLPAPRLVVLDWGLVETLLAIGVIPAGVAEIEGYHDNVVEPRVPSQVADVGLRLAPNLEWLQQLAPDYILINSSQESQREILERIAPVRAFTIYSDTGTPWQHAIEATRQLGELCHRKDAATHLISGAAETLRRAASGHATDLTVFLIRFFDARHIGVYGQRSLFQDVLTAMKINNGWQRETDYWGISVAGLDSLAPATGAQILYFTPLPASMPHGLADNALWQALPAVQAGHSAPLPAFWGFGMLPSAMRFARQLSAALRDRSA, via the coding sequence ATGAGAAGACGTACGTTTTTACAGTGGTTCGCGTTGCTCTCGCTGGTGGGGAGCACGCGTTATGTGAGTGCGTCTTCACTCCCCGCCCCACGTCTGGTGGTACTCGACTGGGGGCTGGTGGAAACGCTACTGGCGATAGGGGTGATCCCGGCAGGCGTAGCAGAGATTGAGGGTTATCACGACAACGTGGTGGAGCCAAGGGTTCCGTCGCAGGTAGCGGATGTCGGCCTGCGTCTGGCCCCCAATCTGGAGTGGTTACAGCAGTTAGCGCCGGATTATATCCTGATCAATTCCAGCCAGGAGTCGCAGCGCGAAATCCTTGAGCGCATCGCTCCGGTGCGGGCCTTCACCATTTACAGCGACACAGGGACACCCTGGCAACACGCCATCGAGGCCACCCGCCAGCTGGGTGAGCTGTGTCATCGCAAGGATGCTGCCACGCATCTGATAAGCGGTGCCGCAGAAACCTTACGCCGGGCGGCATCAGGCCACGCAACCGACTTAACCGTTTTCCTTATCCGCTTTTTCGATGCACGCCATATCGGTGTCTATGGTCAGCGCAGCCTGTTTCAGGATGTTCTCACCGCCATGAAAATCAATAATGGCTGGCAGCGAGAAACAGATTACTGGGGGATCAGCGTTGCCGGGCTGGATAGCCTGGCCCCGGCCACCGGGGCACAAATCCTTTATTTCACCCCGTTACCCGCCAGTATGCCGCACGGCCTGGCGGATAATGCTTTATGGCAGGCGCTCCCTGCGGTGCAGGCAGGCCATAGTGCGCCATTACCCGCCTTTTGGGGATTTGGCATGCTCCCCTCCGCCATGCGTTTTGCCCGGCAATTGTCCGCAGCGCTACGAGATCGTTCCGCATGA
- the fhuB gene encoding Fe(3+)-hydroxamate ABC transporter permease FhuB: MKPLNLRARITLLLTLLLPLVLLSLHNFAQLLPMPAHSIRQLIVLQGWLPRLVISLLCGAALGLAGLLFQQTLRNSLAEPMTLGVAAGAQLALSLVTIFLPHWLVAGTQTVTLIGAMAAAGLVLALSASRGLEPSRVAIAGLVVSLFCGSVITVLQLLYAPYLHSLFIWGAGSLVQAGWGSVRQLAGQLLVGWLLALLLRRPLQLLGLGELHASSLGLRTQYARLAGFGLAVLLTAAVVSAVGVIGFVGLAAPALARLLGARRLLHQLLLAPLCGAALLWGTDQAVQPFANALGELVPTGAATALFGAPLILWLLLRLRTTSMPLAPVSAGAGESIQADHRVYPLSLALFLLLALFLLLSLIFGRSPSGWAFTPLSHLAALLPWRVPREVAACAAGMMLAAAGVLLQRLTGNRLASPEMMGVSAGAALGMLALTLMVGSTSHALRLGVTTGGALVTLLIILSFSRRHHFSPDRVLLAGVTISALFQALVATVIAAGDERAITLLNWLSGSTYSIMPRDAAVAAGMALILSVLTLFFRRWLSILPLGATCAASVGVTLAQARLLTLTFVAMLTASATLIVGPVSFVGLTAPHIARLLGARRPGQQLLLALPSGALMMVMADWAGRTLLAPRELPAGLVATLLGAPYMMWLFTRRGERS, translated from the coding sequence ATGAAGCCCCTGAACCTGCGCGCCCGGATAACATTGCTGCTGACGTTACTGCTGCCATTGGTGTTGCTGAGTCTGCATAACTTTGCCCAGTTACTGCCGATGCCAGCGCACTCAATCCGGCAACTGATCGTGTTGCAGGGATGGTTGCCGCGTCTGGTGATCAGCCTGTTATGCGGGGCAGCGCTGGGGCTGGCGGGTCTGCTGTTTCAGCAAACGCTGCGTAACTCACTGGCAGAACCGATGACGCTGGGAGTGGCTGCCGGTGCCCAGCTCGCGCTCTCACTGGTCACGATATTTCTCCCGCACTGGCTGGTGGCAGGGACGCAAACGGTGACGCTGATCGGGGCGATGGCGGCAGCCGGACTGGTGCTGGCCCTGTCAGCCTCGCGTGGGCTGGAGCCTTCGCGGGTGGCGATTGCCGGTCTGGTGGTGAGCTTATTCTGTGGTTCAGTGATCACCGTGCTGCAATTGCTGTACGCCCCTTATCTGCACAGCCTGTTTATCTGGGGAGCCGGTTCGCTGGTCCAGGCGGGCTGGGGATCGGTACGTCAGTTGGCCGGGCAGTTGCTGGTTGGCTGGCTGCTGGCGTTATTATTGCGACGTCCGCTGCAACTGCTGGGCCTGGGCGAGTTACACGCCAGCAGCCTCGGACTACGCACCCAATATGCCAGGCTGGCGGGCTTTGGCCTGGCAGTGCTACTGACTGCGGCGGTGGTCAGTGCGGTCGGGGTCATTGGCTTTGTCGGACTGGCGGCCCCAGCCCTGGCACGGTTGCTTGGCGCGCGTCGCCTGCTGCACCAGTTGCTACTGGCCCCGCTGTGTGGTGCAGCGTTGTTGTGGGGCACCGATCAGGCCGTCCAGCCTTTTGCCAATGCGCTGGGGGAGTTGGTACCAACCGGAGCGGCCACCGCGCTGTTTGGTGCTCCGCTGATACTATGGTTACTGCTCAGGTTGCGCACTACGTCCATGCCGCTGGCCCCGGTGTCTGCGGGTGCTGGCGAGTCGATCCAGGCAGATCATCGTGTCTATCCACTCAGCCTCGCTCTGTTTCTGCTGCTGGCGCTGTTTCTTCTGCTTTCGCTGATTTTTGGGCGATCCCCCAGTGGCTGGGCGTTTACGCCGCTTTCGCATCTGGCAGCGCTGTTGCCGTGGCGCGTACCACGAGAGGTAGCCGCCTGTGCCGCCGGGATGATGCTGGCCGCAGCGGGCGTTTTACTGCAACGATTAACCGGTAACCGGCTGGCAAGCCCGGAAATGATGGGGGTGAGTGCTGGCGCTGCTTTGGGGATGCTGGCATTAACGCTGATGGTGGGAAGCACATCCCATGCGCTGCGTCTGGGCGTTACCACCGGTGGGGCGTTGGTTACGTTGCTGATCATTTTATCTTTTTCCCGCCGTCATCATTTTTCCCCGGATCGCGTTTTGCTGGCTGGCGTGACCATCAGCGCGCTGTTCCAGGCATTGGTGGCGACGGTCATTGCAGCCGGTGATGAACGCGCCATCACCTTGCTGAACTGGTTATCCGGCTCGACTTACTCGATCATGCCGCGCGATGCAGCAGTCGCGGCAGGGATGGCGCTGATATTAAGTGTACTGACGCTGTTTTTCCGGCGCTGGCTGAGCATTTTACCGCTGGGTGCAACCTGTGCCGCCTCCGTCGGCGTCACTCTGGCGCAGGCCCGCCTGCTCACCCTGACATTTGTCGCCATGCTGACGGCATCGGCAACCTTGATCGTCGGCCCGGTATCCTTTGTCGGCCTCACCGCTCCACATATTGCGCGCCTGCTGGGTGCGCGGCGACCGGGGCAGCAACTCCTGCTTGCCCTGCCCAGTGGCGCGTTAATGATGGTCATGGCAGATTGGGCCGGGCGCACCTTGCTGGCCCCGCGTGAACTCCCCGCCGGGCTGGTCGCCACCCTGCTGGGCGCACCTTATATGATGTGGCTATTTACCCGGCGTGGTGAGAGATCATGA
- a CDS encoding putative T6SS immunity periplasmic lipoprotein: protein MKRISVFSASLLLTGCPGIKDRIPLSEKAGVTLKDDHVCVTVQPLHDEKLEAISIYRVDHPDDRKSVFSHRLNR from the coding sequence ATGAAAAGGATTTCAGTTTTCTCAGCATCCCTTTTACTAACGGGATGTCCCGGAATAAAGGATCGTATTCCTCTATCGGAAAAAGCCGGAGTTACCCTCAAAGATGATCATGTCTGCGTCACTGTTCAGCCACTTCATGATGAAAAACTCGAAGCAATATCGATTTATAGAGTGGATCATCCGGATGACAGAAAAAGTGTTTTTTCTCACCGCCTGAATCGATAG
- a CDS encoding GNAT family N-acetyltransferase, with the protein MTVPRLETPRLFLESLQSSDAIQVQQIFPRWEIVRHLTNAVPWPYPADGASDYINHIALPAMVDGQAWHWSLRHRSAPETVIGLISLRAGEEDNRGFWLVPEWQGQGLMSEACAVVTDYWFLTLKQPRLRVPKAMDNLASRRISERTGMRLIDTFSKAFVGGEMLAGNWEITQEEWLAQKSAP; encoded by the coding sequence ATGACAGTACCCCGGCTCGAAACGCCACGATTGTTTCTGGAATCGCTACAAAGCAGCGATGCCATCCAGGTCCAGCAGATCTTCCCACGCTGGGAAATCGTACGGCATCTGACTAACGCGGTACCCTGGCCATACCCTGCGGACGGGGCCAGTGATTACATTAACCACATCGCATTACCTGCAATGGTGGATGGTCAGGCATGGCACTGGAGTTTACGCCATCGTTCCGCGCCAGAGACAGTGATTGGACTGATCTCCCTGCGCGCCGGTGAGGAAGATAACCGGGGTTTCTGGCTGGTGCCAGAGTGGCAGGGGCAAGGATTGATGAGCGAAGCCTGTGCAGTGGTGACTGACTACTGGTTTCTGACCCTGAAACAACCTCGTCTGCGTGTGCCCAAAGCGATGGATAACCTCGCATCGCGGCGCATCTCCGAACGCACCGGAATGCGGCTGATCGACACCTTCAGTAAAGCCTTTGTCGGCGGCGAAATGCTGGCGGGCAACTGGGAAATCACGCAGGAAGAGTGGCTGGCGCAGAAATCTGCCCCGTGA
- a CDS encoding 4'-phosphopantetheinyl transferase family protein, whose translation MFTPATPLTVPESPFLLAAGTTPGDPLLAWCQFDQQHWQAELHQRWQLPLPAALEKAVIKRKSEHLASRWLARAVMSQFGVADFLLLSAPDRSPCWPAGVQASLSHSQNQVVIAATREPLCVGVDVEQVMAARTAQETADMLMNAQERALLQQIALPFATGATLLFSLKESVYKALWPQLHQPMEFLQAELIQLDLTTHTARLRLTQDFSAQFNRQTLLQARFSQSEQRVVTLVTHPLVPQ comes from the coding sequence ATGTTTACACCCGCCACACCGCTTACCGTTCCTGAATCACCCTTTTTGCTCGCCGCTGGCACTACGCCTGGCGATCCGCTGCTCGCCTGGTGTCAGTTTGACCAACAACACTGGCAGGCTGAGCTGCATCAACGCTGGCAATTGCCACTGCCTGCCGCACTGGAAAAGGCGGTGATTAAACGTAAATCCGAACATCTGGCCAGCCGCTGGCTGGCACGCGCAGTCATGTCGCAATTTGGCGTGGCGGATTTTTTGCTGCTCAGCGCTCCCGATCGTTCGCCCTGCTGGCCCGCAGGCGTGCAGGCCTCACTGTCGCATAGTCAAAATCAGGTGGTGATTGCCGCCACGCGTGAGCCGCTGTGCGTCGGTGTTGATGTGGAACAGGTGATGGCTGCCAGGACGGCACAGGAAACGGCGGATATGTTGATGAATGCGCAGGAACGTGCGCTGCTGCAACAGATTGCACTGCCCTTCGCGACGGGGGCGACGCTGTTGTTTTCACTGAAGGAAAGTGTGTATAAGGCGTTGTGGCCGCAGTTACACCAGCCAATGGAGTTTCTCCAGGCGGAGCTGATCCAGCTCGATCTGACGACCCATACCGCCCGACTGCGTTTAACCCAAGATTTTTCTGCGCAATTTAATCGGCAAACTCTGCTTCAGGCGCGTTTCAGCCAAAGTGAGCAGCGCGTCGTCACGCTGGTCACTCATCCTTTGGTGCCTCAATAA
- a CDS encoding multidrug ABC transporter permease/ATP-binding protein: MALLQVVYRQYRWPFIGVILLTLLSAALGIGMIAWINNELITAVNTSVAVLPAFLLQLFLLMAVTLGSQLSLTLLGHHFVWRLRGEFIKRILDTRVERIEQIGNAQLLAGLTSDVRAITIAFVRLPELIQGIIITLGSALYMAWLSPKMLAVTSLWLVVTLVGGWLLVSRVYQHMAKLREVEDDLYRDYQTIIEGRKELQLNRDRAQQIYDSVYQENARSYRHHIVRADTFHLSAVNWSNIMMLGAIGIVFWMANGLGWANTAVAATYSLTLLFLRTPLLAAVGALPTLLSAQVAFRKLNTFDLAPYEAEFKALPTASEWESLELRDVCFHYGEHGFEVGPINLTLRRGELVFLIGGNGSGKSTLAMLLTGLYQPQSGSLLLNGKAVDWHNLDAYRQHFSAVFTDVHLFDRLIGQAGQPANPALVQLWLERLKMQDKLKLTGNRVLNLQLSKGQSKRLALLLAAAEERDILLLDEWAADQDPHFRRIFYRELLPWLQESGKTVFAISHDDHYFIHADRLLEMRDGKLSELTGSEREMATLDAVKRTDTGH; this comes from the coding sequence ATGGCTCTGCTTCAGGTTGTCTATCGCCAGTACCGCTGGCCTTTTATTGGCGTCATCCTTCTTACTTTACTTAGCGCCGCGCTCGGCATTGGCATGATTGCCTGGATTAATAACGAGCTGATCACGGCGGTGAATACCTCGGTTGCCGTTTTACCGGCGTTCCTGCTGCAGCTGTTTCTGCTGATGGCGGTGACGCTCGGCTCACAGCTGTCGCTGACGCTGCTGGGTCATCACTTCGTCTGGCGTCTGCGTGGCGAATTTATCAAACGTATTCTGGATACCCGCGTAGAGCGTATTGAGCAGATCGGCAACGCGCAACTGCTGGCCGGGCTGACCAGTGACGTGCGTGCCATTACCATTGCTTTTGTCCGTCTGCCGGAGTTGATCCAGGGCATCATCATTACCCTCGGTTCCGCGCTGTATATGGCGTGGTTATCACCGAAAATGCTGGCGGTGACCTCGTTGTGGCTGGTGGTGACGCTGGTGGGGGGCTGGTTACTGGTGTCGCGTGTTTATCAACATATGGCGAAGCTGCGCGAGGTGGAAGATGACCTCTATCGTGACTATCAAACCATCATTGAAGGGCGTAAAGAGCTACAGCTGAACCGCGATCGTGCGCAGCAGATTTACGACAGCGTTTACCAGGAAAACGCCAGAAGCTATCGTCACCATATCGTGCGTGCCGATACCTTCCATCTCAGCGCGGTGAACTGGTCAAACATTATGATGCTCGGGGCGATTGGCATCGTGTTCTGGATGGCCAACGGTCTTGGCTGGGCCAATACCGCCGTCGCGGCAACCTACTCGCTGACGCTGCTGTTTCTGCGCACGCCGTTACTGGCGGCGGTGGGCGCTTTACCTACGCTGCTCAGTGCCCAGGTGGCGTTTCGTAAGCTCAACACGTTTGACCTCGCACCTTATGAGGCGGAGTTCAAAGCCTTGCCTACTGCCAGTGAGTGGGAATCCCTCGAATTACGTGATGTCTGCTTCCATTATGGCGAACATGGCTTCGAAGTGGGGCCGATCAACCTAACGCTGCGTCGGGGCGAGCTGGTGTTCCTGATCGGTGGGAACGGCAGCGGCAAATCGACGCTGGCGATGCTACTGACCGGCCTGTATCAGCCGCAATCCGGTAGCTTGTTGCTGAATGGCAAAGCGGTTGACTGGCACAATCTGGACGCTTATCGCCAGCATTTCTCTGCGGTGTTCACCGATGTGCATCTGTTTGATCGTCTTATCGGCCAGGCTGGTCAACCCGCCAATCCGGCGCTGGTACAGCTTTGGCTGGAGCGTCTGAAGATGCAGGATAAACTGAAGCTGACGGGCAACAGGGTACTCAATCTGCAACTGTCGAAAGGGCAAAGTAAGCGCCTGGCGCTGCTGCTGGCAGCCGCAGAGGAGCGCGACATCCTGCTGCTTGACGAATGGGCCGCCGATCAGGACCCGCATTTCCGCCGTATTTTCTATCGCGAACTGCTGCCCTGGTTACAGGAATCCGGCAAAACGGTGTTTGCTATCAGCCACGACGATCACTATTTCATTCACGCCGATCGCCTGCTGGAAATGCGTGACGGTAAGCTGAGTGAATTGACCGGTAGCGAACGTGAAATGGCGACGCTGGATGCGGTAAAACGCACCGATACCGGCCACTAA
- the alkB gene encoding DNA oxidative demethylase AlkB, which produces MLDLFSEEAPWQEPLAEGAVILRRRAREQADALLAEIHTIAALNPFAHRITPGGHRMSVAMTNCGNLGWSSDARGYQYTEQDNLSGHTWPPMPTLFRELAQQTALEAGFSGFNPDACLINRYEPGAKLTLHQDKDEKDLRQPIVSVSLGLPAVFQFGGFERGDATQRVLLEHGDIVVWGGPSRLRYHGILPLKPGVHPQAGAFRYNLTFRRAH; this is translated from the coding sequence ATGCTGGATCTGTTTAGTGAGGAAGCGCCGTGGCAGGAACCGCTGGCTGAAGGAGCGGTGATCCTGCGGCGTCGCGCCCGCGAGCAGGCGGATGCCTTGCTGGCGGAAATTCATACCATCGCCGCCCTTAACCCGTTTGCCCATCGCATTACGCCGGGTGGGCACCGTATGTCGGTCGCCATGACCAACTGCGGCAATTTGGGCTGGTCAAGCGATGCGCGCGGCTACCAGTACACTGAGCAGGATAACCTCAGCGGACATACATGGCCGCCGATGCCGACCTTGTTCCGCGAGCTGGCGCAACAGACGGCGCTGGAAGCCGGGTTCAGCGGTTTTAACCCGGATGCCTGTCTGATCAACCGTTATGAGCCGGGTGCCAAACTGACGCTGCATCAGGATAAAGATGAGAAGGATCTGCGCCAGCCGATTGTTTCGGTGTCGCTCGGGCTGCCCGCCGTGTTTCAGTTTGGGGGGTTCGAACGCGGCGATGCCACACAACGTGTGTTACTGGAACACGGCGACATTGTGGTATGGGGCGGGCCTTCGCGTCTGCGCTATCACGGCATTCTGCCGCTCAAACCGGGCGTGCATCCGCAGGCTGGCGCCTTTCGCTACAACCTCACTTTCCGCCGCGCCCATTAA
- the apbE gene encoding FAD:protein FMN transferase ApbE: MRFQNILLTGLVVVGLSGCDQTASRQSLVLEGKTMGTVWRVSLAGVDAQRKVALQQAIQQQLDRDDGELSTWKPDSVLSRFNQYQGTTPQPVSADMADIVTEALRIGAKTGGAMDITVGPLVNLWGFGPTKPPAHTPTDAEIAAAKALTGLQHLRVIQAVDGQWLQKDLPGLYVDLSTMGEGYATDHLARLMEQQGITDYLVSVGGAVLSRGLNAQNQPWRVAIQKPTDRENAVEARVDLQGHGISTSGSYRNYYELDGKRISHVIDPATGRPIQHKLVSATVIATTALEADGWDTGLMVLGTERAKALALKEHLAVYLITKQGDGFSHWMSPQFKPFLISQDDN; this comes from the coding sequence ATGCGTTTTCAGAATATTCTGCTGACTGGCCTGGTAGTGGTCGGGTTGAGTGGTTGTGATCAAACTGCCAGCCGGCAAAGCCTGGTGCTGGAAGGTAAAACCATGGGAACGGTATGGCGGGTTAGCCTGGCGGGGGTCGATGCGCAGCGTAAAGTGGCGCTACAGCAGGCGATCCAGCAGCAACTGGATCGTGATGATGGTGAACTCTCCACCTGGAAGCCGGATTCGGTGCTGTCACGCTTTAATCAATATCAGGGCACCACACCGCAGCCGGTCAGTGCCGATATGGCGGATATCGTTACCGAAGCACTGCGCATCGGCGCAAAAACCGGGGGCGCGATGGACATTACCGTCGGGCCGCTGGTCAATCTGTGGGGTTTTGGCCCGACCAAACCACCTGCGCATACGCCAACTGACGCTGAAATTGCGGCAGCAAAAGCGCTGACCGGTTTACAGCATCTGCGGGTGATCCAGGCGGTTGACGGCCAGTGGCTGCAAAAAGATCTGCCGGGATTGTATGTGGATCTCTCCACCATGGGCGAAGGCTATGCAACCGACCATCTGGCACGACTGATGGAGCAGCAGGGCATCACCGATTATCTGGTGTCGGTGGGCGGAGCGGTATTGAGTCGCGGCCTGAATGCCCAGAACCAACCGTGGCGGGTGGCGATCCAGAAACCTACCGACCGGGAAAATGCGGTGGAAGCGCGGGTGGATTTACAGGGCCACGGCATCAGTACATCCGGCAGCTATCGCAACTATTATGAACTGGATGGCAAACGCATTTCGCACGTTATCGATCCGGCCACCGGGCGGCCAATCCAGCATAAACTGGTGTCGGCAACGGTGATCGCCACCACCGCGCTGGAAGCGGATGGCTGGGATACCGGGCTGATGGTGCTCGGCACCGAGCGCGCGAAAGCGCTGGCGCTGAAGGAGCATCTGGCGGTGTATCTGATAACCAAACAGGGCGACGGCTTCAGTCACTGGATGTCGCCGCAGTTTAAACCCTTCCTGATTTCGCAGGATGATAACTGA